Below is a window of Arthrobacter sp. SLBN-112 DNA.
CCTCAGGAAGGCACAGTGCCGCAAGGAACTGCGCCTCGCCGAGATCCCTGCACCCGCACGCCTGGCACCCTTCGCCGTCGCGTTGGGCGCCGAAGTCATGGCGCCCGGCGCCGGGGCCGCCGCAACTCCCATGCATGGCCCTGCGGCCATGGCCTTCGCCGCCGCCCCGGCCACCGGGGACGAGGACGAAACGGAACTCGCCACGGGGCGCTTCATCCTGCTCCACGACCCGGACGGTTCAGCCGTCTGGGACGGCGAATTCCGCATCGTCACCTACATCCGCGCCGAACTGGAACCGGACATGGGCAACGACCAGATGTTGGGAACCGTGGCCTGGACCTGGCTGGTGGAGGCGCTGGAAAACCACAAGGCGGCCTACCGTGCGGCCGGCGGCACCGCCACCCGCGTCCTTTCCGAAAGCTTCGGCACCCTGGCCGGCCGCCCCGGCTCCATCGACATCGAACTCAGGGCCTCCTGGACTCCGGATTCCTCCGATGTCCAGGCGCACCTGGAGGCGTGGTCGGACATGGTGTGCACCTTCGCCGGCCTGCCGCCCCTCCCCGACGGCGTCACCGCCCTCCCGCACCGGCGCCGAAGCTGACCGGGCTTTGACGGACCTGCCCGGTAAACTGGGGGAATCATGACCCCAAACATTCCGGAAAACACCACGGCCGGCGTCCCGGCTGCTGCTGCCGCACCACACATCACCGTGGAGGGCTTCGACAGCCCCATCCCCGAAATCATCGACCTTGACTCGCCCCGTGACGGTGTTCCCCTGGTCATCGAAACCCAGTCCGGCCTGGAGCGCTGCGCCGCCGCCATCGCTGCCGGCAGCGGGCCCGCGGGTGTGGACGCCGAGCGCGCCTCCGGATTCCGCTACGGGCAGCGGGCCTTCCTGGTCCAGATCCGCCGCGAAGGCGCCGGGACCTGGCTGATCGATCCCGAACCGTTCGGGAACCTGGACATCATTAACGACGCCCTGCGCGGCGTCGAGTGGATCCTGCATGCCGCCAGCCAGGACCTGCCCTGCCTCTCCGAGCTCGGCATGTGGCCGGACAGGCTGTTCGACACCGAGCTCGCCGCCCGCCTGGCCGGGCTGCCCCGGGTGGGCCTGGCCGCCGTCATCGAGCAGTTGCTGGGATTCGGCCTGGCCAAGGAGCACTCGGCGGCCGACTGGTCCACCCGGCCGCTCCCGGAACCCTGGCTGCGTTATGCCGCCCTCGACGTCGAGGTCCTGACGGAGCTGCGCGAGGAACTCATCGAGCTGCTGCAGGCTGACGGCAAGCTGGAGTACGCGGAGCAGGAATTCGCCGCCATCCTTGCGGCCGGCATCGCTCCCCCGCGGGTGGATCCGTGGCGGAAGACCTCCGGCCTGCACCAGATCCGGGACCGCCGGCAGCTCGCCGCCGTCCGGGAGCTGTGGCTCGAACGCGACTCGCTGGCGCAGAAGCGCGACGTCGCGCCCGGCCGGCTCATTCCGGACTCAGCCCTGGTGGCGGCCGCGAAGGCCATGCCCGCCACCGTGCCCCAACTGCTGGGCACCAAGGGCTTCCACGGCCGTGCGGCGCAGCGCGAGGCCCCGCGCTGGCTTCGGTGCATCGCCGCCGCGCGGGACCTTGAAGACCTTCCGCCCCTGCACCTGGCCACCAACGCCCCGCCGCCGCCGCGGGTCTGGGCAGACCGGGATCCGGAGGCCGCCGCCCGGCTTGCCACCGCCCGGCCGCTGCTCCAGGAGAAGGCCGAGGAGCTGAAGTTGCCGCTGGAGAACCTCCTGACGCCCGACTACTTGCGGCGTGTGGCCTGGCGCCCGCCGGCCGAGGTCACGGAGGAATCCATTTCCGCCGAACTGCGGGCGCTCGGTGCCCGCGAGTGGCAGGTGGGACTCACGGCGCCGCTGATCGCGGAGGCTTTCCTGAACCCGCAGCCGCTGCCGCCCAGGGAGCCCAAACCCCTCGCTGCCGCGGGCGGCCAGTAACCAACGCCTCGGCCCTTGCGGGCTAAGTTACTCACGAGTAACATCGGTGGAACCGACGCCATGCTGCTGCCGTCCTCCGGCATGCATCCGGCGCTACGTCTCGATGAGGAGTTACACGTGAGCCAGCACGGAAGCGGCGCATCCCCGCGCACTGTCCGCGACGTCGTCTTTGTAGACGGCATCCGCACACCCTTCGGCAGGGCCGGCGAGAAAGGAATCTACGCCGGGACCCGGGCCGACGACCTGATCGTCAAATGCATCCGCGGCCTGCTGCGCCGCAACCCGTCACTGCCGGCGGAGCGGATCGACGAGGTGGCCGTCGCCGCCACCACCCAGACCGGGGACCAGGGACTCACCCTCGGCCGGACCGCCGCCCTGCTGGCAGGACTTCCGCGGACGGTCCCCGGCTTCGCCGTCGACCGGATGTGCGCCGGTGCCATGACCGCCGTCACCACCACGGCAGGCAGCATCGGTTTCGGCGCCTACGACGTCGTGATCGCCGGCGGAGTTGAGCACATGGGCCACCACCCCATGGGCTCCGGCGCCGACCCCAACCCGCGGTTCATGTCCGAGCGCCTGGTGGATCCGGCAGCCCTGAACATGGGCAACACCGCCGAAAACCTGCACGACCGCTTCCCCGCCATTACCAAGCAGCGTACCGACGCCTACGCGGTGGCCTCCCAGGACAAACTTGCTGCCGCCTACCAGGAGGGCAGGATCCAGCCGGACCTGGTTCCGGTGGCTGCAAGGAAGCCGGGCCAGGGCTGGACCGTCCACAGCAAGGATGAACCACCCCGCCCCGGCACCACGATGGCGGACCTCGAAGGCCTCCGTACGCCCTTCCGCGCGCATGGCCGGGTCACCGCCGGGAACGCCGCCGGGCTGAACGACGGCGCCACGGCCGCTGTCCTGGCGTCCTCCGAAGCCGCCGCCGAACTGGGGCTGCCCGTGAAGATGCGGCTGGTCAGCTACGCCTACGCCGGCGTGGAACCCGAGGTCATGGGCATCGGCCCGGTACCCGCCACCGAAAAGGCGCTCAAGAACGCCGGGCTGACCATAGATGACATTGGCCTGTTCGAGATCAACGAGGCTTTTGCCGTGCAGGTGCTGAGCTTCCTGGACCATTACGGCATTGCCGACGACGACCCCCGGGTCAACCGCTATGGCGGGGCGATCGCCCTGGGCCACCCGCTCGCATCCTCAGGCGTCCGGCTCATGATCCAGCTGGCCCGCCAGTTCGAGGAAGACCCGTCCGTGCGCTACGGCATCACCACTATGTGCGTGGGCCTGGGAATGGGTGGCACAGTGATCTGGGAGAACCCGCACCACCCCGACTACAGTGGAACCCCATCCGGGGACACCACCGCCACCACCGTTTCCGAAGGAGCCACCGCATGAGCGCCGCAGATTACCGCAAGTTGGCGGACCTTTTCCCCAACGAAACCGTGACCCATTCCTATATACAGGACATCGACCTTCCGGGCACGGCAGGCAAGCCGGGGCCGGGCACGTTCGCCCTCATCACCCTCGACAACGACCTCGACCACACCAAGCCCACCACCCTGGGCCCCAACACGCTGGTGGAACTCGGCCACGGCGCTGGAGGGCCTGCGCGAACGTGCAGCCCGTGGTGAGATCGTAGGCGTCGGCGTCACCGGAAAGCCGCACTACCTGGTGGCCGGCGCTGACCTCTCCGCGGTGAAGTCGCTGGAACAGCGCGAGCACGGCCTGTGGATGGCACAGCTGGGCCATGACGTTTACGCGACCCTGGCCAACCTTGGCGTCCCCAGCTTTGCCTTCATCAACGGTGCAGCGCTGGGCGGTGGCCTGGAAATCGCCTTGCAGTCCACCTACCGCACCGTGTCCACCGGAGCAGGCGCGCTGGCACTGCCCGAAGCTTTCCTGGGCCTGGTGCCCGGCTGGGGCGGCGTCTACATCCTGCCCCGCCTGGCGGGCCCGGAAAACGCCGTCAAGGTCATGATCGAAAACCCGCTCAGCAACAACCGCCCCCTATCCGGGCAGCAGGCGTTCGCGCTGGGCATCGCCGACGCCGTCTTCGAACCGGCCGATTTCCTGGAACAGTCGCTGGCATGGGCCGCGGAAGTCATCTCCGGCGACGTCGTCCCGGAACGGGCCAACGCCGTCGACCCTTCCGCTACCGGGGTGAAAGCCCGCTGGCAGGCCGCAGTGGCTGCCGGCCGGAAGTTCGTGGAAGCCAAGACATCCAACGCGTCCCCGGCCCCGGGCAAGGTCCTTGACCTCCTGGAAGCCAACCGCACCATGACAGCGGCAGAGTCCGCCGCCCTTGAGTGCGAAACCCTGGCCGAGCTGATGCAGACGGACGAGTTCCGCAGCACCGTGTACGCCTTCCTGGACCTGGTGCAGAAGCGCGCCAAGCGGCCCGCCGGGGCACCCGACCGCAAACTTGCCCGACCCGTCACCAAGGTGGGCGTGGTGGGCGCCGGACTCATGGCCGGCCAGCTGGCACTCCTCTTCGCGCGCCAGCTCAAGGTGCCCGTCGTGCTGACGGACATCGACCAGGCCCGGGTGGATAAGGGCGTGGCCTACGTCCACGCCGAAGTGGACAAACTGCTGGGCAAGAAACGCCTCAGCCAGGACGCCGCCAACCGCACCAAGGCGCTGGTGACGGGTTCGGTGTCCAAGGAAGCGTTCGCGGATGCCGACTTCGTGATCGAGGCAGTCTTCGAAGAACTGAACGTCAAGAAGCAGGTGTTCAAGGAGGTGGAGGCGATCGTCTCGCCGGAGTGCATTCTGGCCACCAATACCTCCTCGCTGTCCGTGACGGCGATGGCCGAGGACCTGGAACACCCGGAGCGCCTCGTCGGGTTCCACTTCTTCAACCCCGTGGCCGTCATGCCGCTGCTGGAGGTTGTCCGCGCCCCCCGGACTGACGACGCCGTGCTGGCCACCGCTTTTGAACTGGCGAAGGCGTTGAAGAAGAGCGCCGTGCTGGTCAAAGATGCGGCCGCGTTCGTGGTCAACCGCATCCTCCTGCGGCTCATGGGAGAGGTCACCGCGGTATTCGATGAGGGAACCCCGGCGGACGTGGCTGACAATGCGTTGCGGCCCATGGGCCTGCCGATGACGCCTTTCACGCTCCTGGCCATGGTTGGCCTGCCCGTGGCGCAGCACGTCCAGGAATCGCTGCACGCGGCGTTCGGCGACCGGTTCCCGGTGTCCGCCAACCTGGCAACGCTCATCGACAACAACGTGAAGGCGCTCTGGGAAACCGCCGCCGATGGCTCCCGGACCATCCCGCAGGCCACCACCAGCCTGATGTCCGTTGGCTCCAGTCCCTCCACCGGGGATCAGGTGCTGCGCCGCGTCCAGGACGCCCTGGCCGAGGAGATTGGCCTGATGCTGGACGAGGGCGTTGTGGCAGGCCCGGAAGACGTGGACCTCTGCATGATCCTTGGTGCGGGCTGGCCCTTGTTCCTGGGTGGCATCACTCCTTACCTGGACCGGGTGGGAGCGTCCGAGCGGGTGAACGGCCGGCGTTTCCTGGCCCCCGGCGTGGCGTCCCGCCCCGCCTAGGCACTCCCTCCCGCCTGGCCACCACGTCCCGCCTGGGCACTCCTGGGCGGGCTGGTCAGGCAGGAACCAGCCGGCCGCCGTCGAGCGCCACGATGCGGTGCGCCGCCGAGCGTGCGTAGCCCAGGTCATGGGTGACCAGCACGACGGCGGCGCCTTCCGCGGCTGCCAGGCGGACGGCTGCGTCCAGCAGGGCCAGTCCGTCGCCGTCCAGCGCCACGGTGGGTTCGTCCAGCGCCAGAACGGCCGGCTTCCGCGCCAGGACCGTGGCCAGTGCCAGGAGCCGCTGGGCTGAAGCGGGCAGTTCGGCGGGGTGTTCGTGGGCGGCGTCCGCCAGCCCGACTGCCTCCAGCGCCGCCGCGGCACGTTGGGCAGCCAGGGCGGGGCCGACCAGCCGGGCAAGGCCAAAGCCGACCTCCCGCAGGGCGGACCGTTCGAAGAGTTGGTCGCGGGGCTGCTGGAACAACAGGCCCACCGAGGCAGCCGTCCGCCCGACGGGTACGCCCGAGATGTCGGTGCCCCGGACATACACAGCCCCCGCGGCGGGGCGGAGCAGCCCGTTGAAATGCCGCAGGAGCGTGGACTTGCCTGCCCCGTTGGGCCCGGTGACGGCGACGATTTCCCCGGGGTGGGCGGCCAGGTGGACATCCCGCAGCACCACCGCAGGGCCGCCGGGCTCGCCCGCTTGCACATTCTTCCGCCGCCTCCTGCCGGCTCCCTGTACGGCCGGGTACGCGAAGGCAACATCCCGCAGCTGCAATGCCGGGGTCCCCGTCTGTGGCACCACGGGCCGGGGCCCGGCAACCGCGGCGACCGGGGCGGCGGGGCGCCGGATGGCCGGCGGCAACACCCCCGAACCGGCCCCCATGACGGCGGGCGGTCCGCTGCCGGTGACGGTCCCCCCGGACAGCACCACCCACGTGCCGGCCTCCAGAAGCAGTGGATCGATGGCCTGGCTGAGGATGACGACGGCGGTCCCGCGCGCCAGGAGGTCCCGCACCACGGCAGCGAGCCCGTCGACGCCGGCCGCGTCAAGGGAAGCGAAAGGCTCATCCATGACCAGCACCGGCGGCCCTGTGATGATGGCGCAGCCGATCGCCAGCCGGCGGAGCTGGCCGCCCGAGAGCCGGGCAGGATCCTGCCCCAGCTGATCCTGCAGGCCCAGAAGAGCGGCGGTGCGCTCCACCGCGGCCCTCATGGCGGCACGATCCATCCCGGAGTTCTCCAGGCCGAACGCGAGTTCTTCGGCCACGGTGGAGCGGACGGTTGACAGGACCGTGGCAGGATCCTGGGGCACGAAGCCCACATGCCGGCCCCACTGGGCGGGATCGATCCGGGGATCTTCCGGACCGCCGTCGAAATCAAGCCGGGAGCTGGACAGCTCCAGGAAGCCGGCCAGCACTCCGTGGCTGCCCGGCGGCAACCACGCCGCCAGCAGGCGGCCCAGGGTGGACTTGCCGCTGCCGGACGCACCCAGGATCGCCGTGAAGGAGCCTGCCGCGAAGGAAACCGCGACGTCGCGCAGGGCAGCTCTTTCGTCGTCGTGGAACGTAAAGGACCGGATGCCGGCGGCCAGGACCGGGCGGTTGCCGCGAATGGCGGTATCGGCATCCATCAGGCGCTCAGGCACCGGCACCTGCCTGTACCAGCCGCAGCGCCACTGCAGCGGCGGCCAACAGCACCAGGACGGCGCGTGCTGTGCGCTGCAGCCGGGAGTCGGGCACTTCCCGGTAGCTGGTCCGGGGTCCGGTGTTGCTGAGTCCCCGTGCTTCCAGGGCCGCGGACCGGGTGCCGGCATCCTCCACCAGGGACAGGACCAGGGGAACCGCCTGGAGCCGGAACGCTGCCAGCCTGGACAGGAGGCCACGAGTGACCACCAGTCCCCGTGACTCCTGGGCCTGGCGGATCCGCCGTGCCCGGGCGCTGATAGCGGGCAGGAGGGTGAGGGTGGAGGCCAGGACGAAGGCGAACCGGCCCTGCACGCCGCGGGCGGACAGTGCCGCCACGAGGTCCGGGAGGCTGACGCTGAAGGAGAAAACCAGCAAGGCCAGGATCACGGCGCCCAGCTGCAGGATCCGCTGGCCGGCGAACCCCAGGCCTTCTGCCGTGACCCGGGCGGGCCCCCATTCGGCCAGGACGGTCGATCCCTCGGGGAAGAACAACCCGTGCAGCATCAGTAATGACAAGCCAAGCGGGACCAGTATTGCGGCGGCGGCAGCCAGCACGCGCCGGACGGTGCCACCCGCCGCCGACAGGCCCAGGGAAGCGGCAACGACGGTGAGCGAGAGCGGCCAGCTGCCGGCCGCCGTCGTGATGACCGCCGTACTCCCGGCAGCAGCCAGCAAGGTCAGCGGATTCAGGCGCAGCGGCCTGCCTGGCCGTGCGGTACTGCTGTCGGGGGATGCTGTCACAGCGTTGGGGTCAGTTTTCCCTGTTGGCGCCCTGTGCCGGTGCTTCAGCGGTCTCGGCGGGTGCCTTGCCTGCGAGGACCCGGTGACGGCGCAGGAAGGGGAACTGCTGCCGGGCCCTGCGCGGCAGGGCGTAGACGAGGATGGCCACGATGGTGAACACGATGGCCTTGTCCATGGGGTCGGAGATCAGTGCCTGCTTGGTGATGGCCGCCAGGAGGGTATCGCCCATGGCACGGAAGGCGCTGACGATCGCACCGGTGGCCACGCCCGAGGTTCCGCCGAAGACAAATGCGGCCACCGGGGCAGACACCACGCCGGCGATGATGCCGGTGACGAACCCGGCCACCGGGGCGAGGTAGAAGCGGCGGAAGAGGCCGTAGCGGGCGGCGAGGCCGGCCAGGCAGCCGATGAGGGCGGCGCCAGCCGCGAAAGGCAGCACCGTGGGGTTGAAGAAGGACCAGACGATGCTGCTGAGTGCGCCGGTGGCAGCGCCCGCGGCGGGTCCGGCCAGGACGGCGATCAGCACGGTACCGATCGCGTCGAGGTAGAACGGCACCAGGGTGCTGCCGACGAACTGGCCCAGCACGATGTTCAGGACCAGCGCCACCGGGATCAGCACCAGCGTGGACGCCGGAAGCGTGGGCAGGACGGCGACGATCAACAGGACCGCTCCTGCCAGGAAGCCGGAGAGTGCGATCAGGGCCGAGACACTGCCGGGGCCCCCGGTGATGTCGGCTGGCTGGTTCAGGACCAGGTAGGCGTAGGTGGCGGCGATGGCCAGGGCGCCGAGGATCTCCAGCAGCCGGCGGCGGCGGGCTGCCGGGCGTTCCTGGGACGGAAGCGTCAGGGAGGGCGATGACATGGGGAGTGTTCCTTCGGGTGCGGGCAGTGGCCCGGCAGAACCGGGCTGGGGTGGGGCTGCCTATGTCACCTCGGCAGCTGCCGGCGGCAACTGCGCCGGGCCGGTCCGTGGCCCATTCTACCGGGCGTTTTCGGTCCGGGGCCCGGCAATGGTCCGGTAATCCGGGGCGGCCTGGACGGGCCGTGCAGGTGGCGCCTATCCCACCCGCCGGGCCAGTCCGCCGATGGCGGATACCAGCTCGCGGAACGCCTGCTCCGGGTTGTTGGCGGAGACAATCCTGGCGTTTGGAGGCGCACCCCAGAGCCCGCGGTAATCAGCCACCGTGGTTCCCATCAGCAAGGGTGAGCCGGTTTCGACGTCCACCGTGGCGGGGCGGGCATCGTACTCGAGTGTGCCGGCGGCAACTCCGGCGGCGAAGAAGTCATGGACGTGCGCCAGGTATCCCTGGTCGTACTGCCGGTGGAACTCGAAGTAGAACCGCAGCGCGTCGGAGAGGTGCCGGATGATGCCGTTGTCCGACGTGCTGCGCAGGCCCTCGGGCTGGTCCGGCAGGACCAGTTCCGGGACGGCGGCGCCGGCGGCCTCGGCGAGCTGCCGGACGTGCTCCGGGCGCATCTCCATCCGCTCGGTGGTGTCCAGCGAACAGACCACCGGCAGCTTAGCCAGGGGCTTGCCGCGGTACGCCGCATACACCTCCTTTGCTGCATGCGGGTCCACGTGCGTGTTCCACTCGGCCGTGGGGGTGGTGTTCCCCTGGTGGTAGAAGCTCCCGCCCATAATTACCACGCCGGCCAGGAGGTGCAGCAGGTCGGGCTCCTGGCGGAGGGCCAGGGCAAAGTTGGTCAGCGGCGCCGTGATCAGGGCGGTGAGCTCCCCCGGCCTGGCGCGGGCGTGTTCGAGCCAAAGGTCGACGGCGTTCCGCGCCGAGACCTGCCCGGCAGGCCCGGGCAGCACGGCGTAGCCGATCCCCTGCGGACCGTGGGTTTCGGGTGTGGTGGTGAGCGGGATGGACAGCGGCCCGCGCGCCCCG
It encodes the following:
- a CDS encoding DUF3000 domain-containing protein, whose product is MNALDQVPPAFLHALGTLRKAQCRKELRLAEIPAPARLAPFAVALGAEVMAPGAGAAATPMHGPAAMAFAAAPATGDEDETELATGRFILLHDPDGSAVWDGEFRIVTYIRAELEPDMGNDQMLGTVAWTWLVEALENHKAAYRAAGGTATRVLSESFGTLAGRPGSIDIELRASWTPDSSDVQAHLEAWSDMVCTFAGLPPLPDGVTALPHRRRS
- a CDS encoding HRDC domain-containing protein, which translates into the protein MTPNIPENTTAGVPAAAAAPHITVEGFDSPIPEIIDLDSPRDGVPLVIETQSGLERCAAAIAAGSGPAGVDAERASGFRYGQRAFLVQIRREGAGTWLIDPEPFGNLDIINDALRGVEWILHAASQDLPCLSELGMWPDRLFDTELAARLAGLPRVGLAAVIEQLLGFGLAKEHSAADWSTRPLPEPWLRYAALDVEVLTELREELIELLQADGKLEYAEQEFAAILAAGIAPPRVDPWRKTSGLHQIRDRRQLAAVRELWLERDSLAQKRDVAPGRLIPDSALVAAAKAMPATVPQLLGTKGFHGRAAQREAPRWLRCIAAARDLEDLPPLHLATNAPPPPRVWADRDPEAAARLATARPLLQEKAEELKLPLENLLTPDYLRRVAWRPPAEVTEESISAELRALGAREWQVGLTAPLIAEAFLNPQPLPPREPKPLAAAGGQ
- a CDS encoding acetyl-CoA C-acyltransferase is translated as MSQHGSGASPRTVRDVVFVDGIRTPFGRAGEKGIYAGTRADDLIVKCIRGLLRRNPSLPAERIDEVAVAATTQTGDQGLTLGRTAALLAGLPRTVPGFAVDRMCAGAMTAVTTTAGSIGFGAYDVVIAGGVEHMGHHPMGSGADPNPRFMSERLVDPAALNMGNTAENLHDRFPAITKQRTDAYAVASQDKLAAAYQEGRIQPDLVPVAARKPGQGWTVHSKDEPPRPGTTMADLEGLRTPFRAHGRVTAGNAAGLNDGATAAVLASSEAAAELGLPVKMRLVSYAYAGVEPEVMGIGPVPATEKALKNAGLTIDDIGLFEINEAFAVQVLSFLDHYGIADDDPRVNRYGGAIALGHPLASSGVRLMIQLARQFEEDPSVRYGITTMCVGLGMGGTVIWENPHHPDYSGTPSGDTTATTVSEGATA
- a CDS encoding ATP-binding cassette domain-containing protein, with the translated sequence MDADTAIRGNRPVLAAGIRSFTFHDDERAALRDVAVSFAAGSFTAILGASGSGKSTLGRLLAAWLPPGSHGVLAGFLELSSSRLDFDGGPEDPRIDPAQWGRHVGFVPQDPATVLSTVRSTVAEELAFGLENSGMDRAAMRAAVERTAALLGLQDQLGQDPARLSGGQLRRLAIGCAIITGPPVLVMDEPFASLDAAGVDGLAAVVRDLLARGTAVVILSQAIDPLLLEAGTWVVLSGGTVTGSGPPAVMGAGSGVLPPAIRRPAAPVAAVAGPRPVVPQTGTPALQLRDVAFAYPAVQGAGRRRRKNVQAGEPGGPAVVLRDVHLAAHPGEIVAVTGPNGAGKSTLLRHFNGLLRPAAGAVYVRGTDISGVPVGRTAASVGLLFQQPRDQLFERSALREVGFGLARLVGPALAAQRAAAALEAVGLADAAHEHPAELPASAQRLLALATVLARKPAVLALDEPTVALDGDGLALLDAAVRLAAAEGAAVVLVTHDLGYARSAAHRIVALDGGRLVPA
- a CDS encoding energy-coupling factor transporter transmembrane component T translates to MTASPDSSTARPGRPLRLNPLTLLAAAGSTAVITTAAGSWPLSLTVVAASLGLSAAGGTVRRVLAAAAAILVPLGLSLLMLHGLFFPEGSTVLAEWGPARVTAEGLGFAGQRILQLGAVILALLVFSFSVSLPDLVAALSARGVQGRFAFVLASTLTLLPAISARARRIRQAQESRGLVVTRGLLSRLAAFRLQAVPLVLSLVEDAGTRSAALEARGLSNTGPRTSYREVPDSRLQRTARAVLVLLAAAAVALRLVQAGAGA
- a CDS encoding ECF transporter S component: MSSPSLTLPSQERPAARRRRLLEILGALAIAATYAYLVLNQPADITGGPGSVSALIALSGFLAGAVLLIVAVLPTLPASTLVLIPVALVLNIVLGQFVGSTLVPFYLDAIGTVLIAVLAGPAAGAATGALSSIVWSFFNPTVLPFAAGAALIGCLAGLAARYGLFRRFYLAPVAGFVTGIIAGVVSAPVAAFVFGGTSGVATGAIVSAFRAMGDTLLAAITKQALISDPMDKAIVFTIVAILVYALPRRARQQFPFLRRHRVLAGKAPAETAEAPAQGANREN
- a CDS encoding nucleoside hydrolase; protein product: MTSYLLDVDTGIDDALALAYLAALPETEFVSVTATPGNVDADQVARNTLALLELCGRPGVEVAIGARGPLSIPLTTTPETHGPQGIGYAVLPGPAGQVSARNAVDLWLEHARARPGELTALITAPLTNFALALRQEPDLLHLLAGVVIMGGSFYHQGNTTPTAEWNTHVDPHAAKEVYAAYRGKPLAKLPVVCSLDTTERMEMRPEHVRQLAEAAGAAVPELVLPDQPEGLRSTSDNGIIRHLSDALRFYFEFHRQYDQGYLAHVHDFFAAGVAAGTLEYDARPATVDVETGSPLLMGTTVADYRGLWGAPPNARIVSANNPEQAFRELVSAIGGLARRVG